Below is a genomic region from Pseudovibrio brasiliensis.
TTCATCACCGATCTGCGCTTTCAGCAGTTTGCCGCCGGCGTGCCTGTAGAGCCTGTAGTTTTTCTCCAACTCATCCAGGTGCGCTTTTGCGGTGTCATACTTGGTTTGGGCTTGGGAGAACCGGTCAATGCTCAGGTCAACATTGGCTCTGGAGTTGAGCTGCTTGGCCATTGTCATACCCACATGAAAGACCTCACGGTGCTCGCTCTCCCACATCATCTGTGCTTTGGTGTAGAACGCGCGCAACAGGTCTTCCATCTGCTCAATATCCCGCCGAAGCTTTTGGCTGGCCCTGTGTTCTGGCGTGTTGATATGCGGTGGGGGTTCAGGAATGTCCTGCGGGTCGGTATCTGGCACCTCGCCGAAGGCTCCGGCCATTTCCGTGCCATCCAGTTGGCTGACCTCTTCAGCTTCATCGCCGCCGTCCTCCGACAACCCTAAGGCCCCCTGCATCTGCACAATCCAGGCCTCCACCTGCGGAGGAGAAGCATTTTCCGAGCCCTTACCAACATTCCCTGCCATCAGATCTCTTAGCCTCCAGCCAACCAACACTTGAGACGACATCCTAAAAGAAACCCGAAAACCCAAAGAAAACGCAGGTTTCACATTCTTATTCATTTTTGAAGAAAGTGACTCTCCTCTCACAACGGTGAAAGGAGGCCTGTGGTTTTAAGGGGCTCTCTGACAACTTGATGAGGGAGCAAAATTCTATGAAGAGAACTGCTGTAAATCCATGGGCGTGGTCGTTGAAGCTGGGGTACAATCAGGCGGAAGTGATTGAGGGCACCAAACGGCAGGTGGTCTGCGCAGGCCAGACCTCCGTCGATGGCGAGGGCAACCCGCAGCATCCCGGTGACATGCGCAGCCAGATTGCGCTTGCTCTGGATAATCTGGAGGCTGTTCTCAGCGCTGCGGATATGGGCCTTGCCAACATCACCCAGCTGCGGATTTACGCCACAGACGTGGATGAGGCCATGAAGCATTTTGATCTGCTCGGTGCCCGCTTTGGTCCGGTGCAGGCAGCACCTCCCATGACGCTGCTTGGCGTCACGCGGCTTGCCATTCCCCCGCTGATGTTTGAGATCGAAGCCGCCGCTGCGGATTGATCAACACCATCAGCTGCGCCTCGAAAGTCCATAGTTTCGAGGCGCTTAAGCTGTGCTATGCTCTGCATGACGGAGGCAGAGTAGCCTGCGCTGGAATTTGGGTGTGAGTGAGAGTTATGCGGCGGGCTGAGAGACTTTTCCGGTTGGTGAACGAGATGCGCACCCGTGGTGTCAGCCGCGCTAATGAGCTTGCCGAGCATCTGGAAGTCAGCGTCAGCACCATCTATCGTGACATCGCCCATTTGCAGGCCTCCGGCATGCCTATTGAGGGGGAGGCCGGTGTTGGCTATCTGCTGAGGCCGGGGTTTGACCTGCCCAACACCACGTTTACCCATGACCAGATTGATGCGCTGGCTGTTGGCCTCGCCTTTGTTGAAAATACCGGCGATCCGGCCTTGGCGAGCGCAGCGCGAGAGGTTCGGGCGAAAATTCAGGCGGGTCTGCCAGCGCCGGAAGAACGCAAACTGGCCGATGCGCCCTATTACAGCCTGCAAAGCAAGAACAGCGCGCCAGCTGATGTTGGGGTGTTGCGTGAGGCGATCCGCACACAGCAAGTGGTTGAGATAACTTACACAAACGCAGGTGGAAGCAACTCGACCCGCCGTCTGCGCCCGCTGGTGATCTGGAACCTGACCGACGGCTGGATGTTCTCCGCCTGGTGCGAACTACGCCAGGACTTCCGCACCTTCCGCTTCGACCGCATCGCTGAGCTCACTCTTACGGGTGAACACTTCATCGCCGACGAAGACACCAGTCTGACAGCCTTCATGGAACGGGAAGGGTGCGAGGAGCAGATCTAGACTTATTCGCAGATCAGTAGACCTGTCGTCTACTTCACCATTTTGACATCGCTTGATTTTGTTCGTTTTTTTGTCTCGGCAATTGCTGCGTCACCGATCTTTTTGGCCTGTTTGTTTTCATCGCCTTTCAGCGAGGCATAGCTTCGGTCCATTTCGATATCAAAGGTTCCATTTGATGCAGGAAAACCGACATCTTCATAGCGGAACGTCCAGACTGCCTTTTTGCCGGCGCTTGACGCGTTGTGGTAAAACTTGGGCTTAGATTGCTTTACAACTTTGACCGTGAAGGATCCGGTTGGCAGCTTCAGGCCAGCGCTCAGCTTGTGCGCGGCTTCAAACAGTTTCATGACTTTTGGTTTGATGTCTTCTGCTTGTTTTTGCTTGTTTGGATCATCCTTCTTCGCTTCAAAAAGCAAAAAATTTCCCAGTTTTTGCAAAGCCAGATCGGCTATTTTCCGGGCTTGTGAGTTTCCGGCCAGCTTTGCACGGGCCTGAAGGATCTTGATACTTCTTCTGGCCTCATACTCATTGGGAATACTACCGCTTGGCCAGCCTTTAGGGAGATCTGGTGCTTTTGCTATACTTGGCATTCTCAGCAACCTTTATGCAGACAGTCCTCAAACAACTTAGTCTGGGCAATTGTCACTGCGTCCCTGAGCTCGATCAAGAAGTGGTTTTGGTTAAGCTTAAAAGCGGCAATTAGAAGTTTCTTTGAGTGAACCTGTGAGTGAGTTGATGAGTAAGTGTCGGTCTTATTCTGACCGCGCTTAAGATCAGCAGAATGCAACTGCGGCTTTACTCCTCCTCAACGCGATCCTTCTCATAGGTCTTTGCGACCGAAAATTCCGGCAACCAGCTTTCGCGGCGGATGGTCCAGAGCTCATAAGTTGGGGTCATCCGGTTGGGCTCGTCCAGAATGCCCAGATGAACCTCCACCTCGCCTTCACTAGTGGAATAGACGGATGAGCCGCAGCGTGGACAGAAGAAGCGGCCCTGATAGCTGCTGGTCTCACCTTCAACGCTCACAGCATCTTCCGGATAAATCGCCGAGGCGTGAAACACCGCTCCATGGTGCTTGCGACAGTCCATGCAGTGGCAGGCACCAACCCTGTCCGGCTCCCCAGACGCCACAACCCGAACCGCCCCACACAAACAACTTCCCGTCACTTGCTTCATCTCAAAGCTCTCCCTCAATCCGGCGGGCAGGGTACTGCGAAAGTGCGCAGCAGCCAACTCTCCCCGATCACTCGGCCTTCATCGCTCCTGTGAGAAGCAGGGGGTGAGAAACGAAGGGCAATAAGGAAGAGGACGAGAATGCTGCTCTTGAAGAAGATGATGGTTTGGCCGATGACAGCGCTGCTTGTGCTGGTGGTTGCGGCGTGTGGGTCCGTGGAAGATGATTATGAGGTGGCGCGATTTGATCGCGTAGGCGATGAGCTGGTAATGAATGGGGTGATCAGTTCTTCGACACCGATTGACCTGCGGGCGGCTTTGGATGAGAACCCGAAGATCAAGCGCATCGTTATGCTGGACGTGCCGGGGTCTGATGATGACTATGCCAATCTGGAAGCGGGGCGTATTGTTCATGAGCGTGGACTGACAACGGTTATTCCATCAAACGGTATTATTGCGTCAGGCGGGACGGATTTCTTCCTGGCGGGCAAAAAGCGAGTTGTGGTGAAGGGCGCGCGCATTGGTGTGCATTCGTGGAGTGCTGAGGATTACACCGCATTGGATCTGCCCAAATCTGATCAGGAGCATGACAAGTACCTCAAATACTACAAGAGCATCGGCATTGATCCGTTGTTCTATTGGTACACGCTGGACGCTGCCCCACCAGAAGACGTGCATTGGATGACCGAAGCTGAGATGAAGCGCTACAAGGTCGGAACGCAGTATACATCTGCGCTGTAAATCTGCACCGGGAGCCACGTGTCAGTGGCTCTCGTGTTTTATCTGTCTTGCTTCTCCCCCTGTAGCTTTTTAAGGATACTTTCCTGAACAGAGGGAGCGTGGGATGACTGGAACTGATCTGCAAACCAAGGGTATGCTGTGTGATCCGGGCGATCACTTCGTCGGAGCCTATGAGGTAGAGCGCAAATATGCTGTTGCGGACCTTGAGGTAATCCGCAGACAGTTGGAAGCCCGCGGGGCGGTGCCCTTCACCCTTGGCAACACCGAACAGGATATTTTCTACGATCTTGCCGACAGACGCCTCGCTCACAATGATCAGCAACACGTGCTGCGTATCATGCGTCCCTCAGGCCGTGCGCTCTGGATCAGCAAGGGGCCGGGACCGGACAAATGCGTTTCCATGGATCTACCGGAGGCTGATCAGGCCCACAAGATGATCGTGTCTCTGGGTTTTGAAGAAGTCGAACGGTTTGAGAAGAGCCGCGACATCTACTTCCTCGGCAAGTTCCACGTAACCCTTGATGAAGTGCCCGGCCTTGGCCGCTTCATTGAGCTGGCGATCATGACGGACGATGCCGACAAGCTTGCTGAGTATGAGCAGGAGATCGCTGATCTGGCGGATACTTTCTCTCTTTCACCCGAAGCCCTACAAACCCAATCCTACCGCGCGATGCAGCAGGCTTTAAAAGACGCCTGAGTACGTGCTCCCAATATCGTCTTTTACTGAAAACGCCTTCTGGCAGAGGGTGTAATGTGTGTTTGTGTGCATCCTTTTGAAAACAATGGGGTTCATATGCTTAAGTAATTGTGTCCGCTTTTCTATGCGTAAGGGCTGAAAATATTCCCAAAGGTAATATTGGGGTTAAGTTGGGTTGTTTAGTTGATACTAAAAATATGCGCTAGGTATAAATGCATAATGAATTTAATTTTGGAATAGTTATGACTGGAATTTTAGATGCAATCAGAAGGGTCCTATTTGAATGACGGACATTTTCGCAAGTATTTTGATGCATCTGCCCCAATATACGTAAATAATGAAAATGTCTCTGCGATAATAAGTAATATAGAATATAGCCAAGAGCTTCAGGTCAGGATTGCGAAAATACTTCCAAAACGTGATTTTAGTGCTTGCTATACATCCTTCAGAAACAAGGCCTGTACAATATCAGGAAATTTTCTCCTGCAAGGATCACTGGTTGCAACTGTAGCGGGTGTAGAGCAGTTCTCACTTAGTGCGGACAGAGCGAATCTCGTCAAATACGGACCGTCTACAACCAAGTTTCAGATTGCCCGGGGAACGGACTTGCAGATGCTCTCCTACTCCATTTCGGAGGAGTATCTGACGCGCGCGCTGGAGAAGGATCTTCCGGCGACTTTTTTGCCCTTTGTGAAACAGGGCGAGGAAGAATTTAGCTTGCTGGAGTTTCGCCCCACACCAGAGATGCGGCGGTTGGTACGCTCCGTCATCAGCAGTCCGTTGGTTGGGTCCATGCGCAGCCTTTTTATTGAAGGGGCGGTGCTGCAACTGATTGCGCTGAAGGCCAGTTTTCTCAGTAATCAGGTGTCCAGCAGTGGCAACCTGAATGAGTATGAGGTCGCCAGTGTGCAACGGGCCTACAAGCTGCTGATGGGCAGCCTCAGCACGCCGCTGTCTTTGAGTGAGCTGGCGTACAAGGTGAACCTTGGCGAAAAGCGTCTGAACAGCGGGTTCAAGCGGATATTTGGTGGCACCGTGTTTGAAGTCTATCGCAATGAGCGGCTGGAGATTGCGCGCAAAACCATTGAGCAGAGTGATGCCTCGCTCTCCAAAATCGCGCAGCACATCGGCTACCGCCATTACAACAACTTCATCAGCGCATTCACGCGTCAGTTTGGCGTGTCTCCTGCAAAATACCGAAGGCACTCGCGGCATAGCCAGAAAATGGAGTAGTCGCTCAACGACAAGCACAGGGGGTAGGTACATGGCGGAATTGAACTTTTTGAAAGAGGAAGGCTCCTCATTTTGTCAGGAGTTGGAAAGCCTGCAGCTTGCCTCCTGTCACCTGAGCAACCTTGTTGAGGCACTCAACATCGTCCTGACCAACAGGCTGGAGCACACGCGGGAATACGACATGCTGCTGACCATCAATCAGGCCATCCTCGGCCACAATGATGAGCTGCAGCTCCGGTCCAACCGGGTTCTTGAGCTTCTCCAGCACCCCTACGCCGATTGATTTGATCGCAGCAGCACACCCCTGTGCCGGGTGGTGCGGAGAGGCCGTCAGCGGGCATATGGGCAACCCATCCTGCCTGCCCGCTGACACCCGCTTTTGCGAGATGAGGCAAAGCAATTGAAAAAGGATCGAGGCAATGACCCAGAACAACCCTCGGCAACACCAGCAACAGATTGAACCAAGCAGCATTCGGGTGCCCGGGCTGGTGGTGCGAGAGCAACCGCGCATCAACCGCATTCAGTTTATCTTCGACGAGCAGCCGGGCGAAGATATCTGCCGCATTTTGAAGAACCATGCCTTCCGCTGGTCTCGGCATGAAGATGCATGGCAGCGGCAGCTCAGCGTCACCAGCCGCAAGTTGGCCGTGAAGGTGCTGCTGGAAATTCAGGAACTGGCCAAAGCAAAGAGTGGCGCCGGGTAATCCATGCCGCTTACTTCTGCTCTCCGTTTTCCACCCACCACTTGTGCATGGCGTGGAACATGTCCGTCAGGGCAATGGCGCGTTCGGTTGCGGAATACTCCACGCGCGGTGGCACTTCGGCATAGATCTTCCGTGACACCAAACCGTCCCGCTCTAAGGCACGAAGCTGGCTGGTCAGCATGGTCTGGGTTACCCCGTCAATCATCCGCCCCAGCTCGTTGAAACGCTTGGTGCCCTTGAAAATCAAAATTTGTAAGATAATCAGTTTCCACTTGCCGCCGATGAGCTGAGCGATATCCGGCATCGGGCAAAGCTCTTCAGTTTCAGTAGGTTGGCATTCCGGTTCAGTCGTTTTTTCTGCGATTGTCATTGGGGACAAGCCCTCAATAGTATTGTTTTCCGTAGTATCTACGAAAAAACTGCCTTCTTGCTCTATAATACCACAGGTCTATCTTTCTCCCCATAGCAAACGGGAGAAAAAAGATGGTTTTATCATTGTACACGATCAGTGGAGCTCCTCGTGGCTGGCGGGTTTTATTGGGTCTCGCCTTTAAAGGACTTTCTGCTGACGTCATTTACTTAAAAGCCTCTAAAAAAGAACATAGACAGCCGAAGTTCACGGCGCTCAACCCACGCGCAACCGTGCCGGTGCTGACCAACGACCATGGTGTGCTGCGGGATTCCATCGCGATCCTTGCCTGGCTTGATCGCGCTTATCCTGAAAAGCCGCTGTTTGGTCACTCGCCAGAGGCGGCCGCTGAGATCTGGCAGTTGACCATGGAATGTTGCGACTACCTGCGGGAAGCCAACCGGCAACTGCTTGTGCCCGTGTTTGCCGGAGACGGGAGCCCGCAAGAGGAAGGCAGTGAGGCGGCGAGGCAGCTGAACGCTGCCGCTGAGCTCGCCCATGCAGAGTGTCTCTATCTGGAAGGCATCCTCTCCGATGGTAGGGCGTATCTGTGCGGTGATGAGCCAAGCGCAGCAGATGCCATCGCGTTTCCTGAAGTCAGGCTCATCCAGCGGGCCATGGAGACAAAGCCCAACCTGATGGCCTCACTCGGGTTCGGCCACCCGCCGGATCTCTACCCCTTTGTGGCGGCATGGAAAGCACGGCTGAACAACGACCCGCGTGTGGAGGCCACCATGCCAACCCATTGGCAGGCTCCACAACCAGCGCACTAACAGGAGATGACTGCAATGAAACCGACACTGATTGCATCACGAGAAGACTGGCTTTCTGCCCGCAAAGCCTTGCTGGAGCAGGAAAAAGAACTGACCCGCAGAAAAGATGAGATCACCCGCCTCCGCCAATCCCTGCCATGGGTGCCGCTGGAAAAATCCTATGTATTCCAGAGTGAGAATGGCGAGGTGTCCCTTGAGGATCTGTTTGAAGGGCGCGAGCAACTCATCATCTATCACTTCATGTTTGGCCCCAAATGGAAGGCGGGCTGCGTCAGTTGCTCGTTCTGGGCTGATGGCTTCAATGGCCTTGATCCGCATCTGGCCGCTCGGGATATCGCCTTCGCCGTTGTTTCCAGCGCGCCTATGTCCATGATCACGCCGTTCAAAGAGCGGATGGATTGGGACTTCACCTGGGTCTCCTCAAATGGCACAGGGTTCAACCGAGACTTCGACGTAGGCTTTCCTGAGGATATGCCCGCCGACGAGCCCATCATTTACAATTTCCGCCAGTTGGAGAAAGCGCCTCATGATGAAATGCCGGGTGTCAGCGTGTTCGCGAAAGGGGAGGATGGCACGATCTATCACACCTACTCCGCCTATAGCCGTGGTCTCGACAGCACCAATGCGGCGTACACCTTCATGGACCTGACACCGATGGGGCGCAATGAGCCAACCTCCGGCAACCCCATGGCGTGGGTCCGCCACCACGACGCCTACTAGGCTCTGCGGTGCGTGCAGGCAAAGCCCCTACTTTGTCTGCACGCTTCATAAGCTTGACAGCAGCGCATCCACCCCTTCATCATTCCTAAAATTTTAAATATTTGAGGCGGTTTGCTTTTATTGGGCCGCAACCAAACTGCTTTAAGCGATACCTGCGTGTTTAACCCAGTCAGTATTTGAGTTTTGAGCGAGACGCGCGCAAAGATTTGGGGTGAAGATGATTGAGATTCCAACACTTCTGGACGCGCGAATGGTTCAATCAGCTCGGTTGAAAACACGGGTGCTGTTTTCTGGCCCTGAGGACGGCGTGCCGATCATCTTCGTTCACGGCAACCTTTCTGCCGCCACATGGTTTGAGGAGACCATGCTGCGCCTGCCGAACATCTTCCGTGCCATTGCACCAGACTTGCGCGGGTATGGTGGTGCCGACGCCGCTGCACTGGTGGACGCCACCCGTGGGACCAAGGATTTCTCGGATGATCTGGCCGCGCTAATGGATGAGCTGGGCGTGAACGCCGCACATATGGTTGGGCATTCCCTTGGCGGCGGTGTGCTCTGGCAATTCCTTGCTGATTACCCGCAGTGTGTGCTCTCCCTCACGCAGGTGAGCCCGTCTTCTCCCTACGGTTTCGGCTGCTCTCGTGCCGATGGAACGCCGTGCTTTGCAGATGGTGCAGGCAGTGGCGCGGCAGCGGTGAATCCGGAGTTCGTGAAGCTGCTGATGTCGCAGGATACCAGCACAGACAGCGACTTTTCTCCGCGCAACATCCTGAATACGTTTGTCTGGAAGCCACCCTTTCAGCCCAAGCGGATCGCCGACTACATGGCCACCGTTTTCGCTCAGCATACCGGCGACAAATCCTATCCGGGGGACGTGATCCCCTCCGCCAACTGGCCGGGCGTTGCGCCGGGCAACTTCGGCAGCATCAACGCACTCGCGCCCAATCGGCAGGCAGACCCGCTCGGTTTCTGCCGGATTCCGGTGAAACCACCCGTACTGTGGGTGCATGGAGCAGATGATCTGGTGGTCTCCGACGCCTCCATGTTTGACCTCGGCTCACTGGGCAAACTGAGCTTCCTACCCAGCTGGCCGGGAGAAGCCGTCTTCCCACCGCAGCCCATGGTCACCCAAACCTCCAACGCGCTCGATTTCTATGAGCAATCCGGCGGCACCACCGAGCGCCACACCATCCCCAACTGCGGCCACACCGCCTACATCGAAAAGCCCAAAGAGTTCGACCAACTCCTTCACCCCTTCCTCCAAAAACACGCGAGCGTTGCTGAGGCAGGGTGAGGTGGGATCTCGCAATACTATTGCGTTTCAGATTTGAAATCTCACCACTGAAAATAATCTAGATAAATCATGATGTTGCTGGTCTGTTCCAGCCAGCATACGCTCACCAATACCACCCCCTTTGCAAAGCAGCAGCACGCGCCAGTCCGTGCAATCGGAGAGGTTAGGCACTCCGACAGTAGCAAAGCCTGGTCAAAGGAGGTGGTGGTTAGGTGAGGTTTGAATTGAAGTTCAAAATGAAAAGAGCCCGAAGACGACTGGTAATCTGCTTTCGGGCCCTCTTTAGGGTAACCTAACAACTGGGGCGGGGAGTTGAGGCTTCCCGCTCCAAGCTCCTCCAGTATATCCTTTCTTCCCTAACCCTTCAAGAAATCTGCCGATCTTCTGGCCCCCGGAATGTTGTTGGCTCAGGTGCATGCGGAGTAAATCTCATGGTCAAAACAGGCCCGCCTGAACGTGGAGGTGTTTTATATGTATGCAGGCGATATTCTCGGTTTGCTAAAACAAACCAACTTAAGGGAGAGATCCATGTGGATCGGAGAAGGTGAGTTTAACAGCTACGGTTATTTGAAGGTCGCTTTTATCAGAGGGGATATGGATGGCTATCTAATCCCTGAAATGTGTTACCGGATTTTTGATCGTGGTGGCACTAATTCCTCTGAGCAGTTTCATTTCGTACC
It encodes:
- a CDS encoding RidA family protein, with protein sequence MKRTAVNPWAWSLKLGYNQAEVIEGTKRQVVCAGQTSVDGEGNPQHPGDMRSQIALALDNLEAVLSAADMGLANITQLRIYATDVDEAMKHFDLLGARFGPVQAAPPMTLLGVTRLAIPPLMFEIEAAAAD
- a CDS encoding helix-turn-helix transcriptional regulator, translating into MRRAERLFRLVNEMRTRGVSRANELAEHLEVSVSTIYRDIAHLQASGMPIEGEAGVGYLLRPGFDLPNTTFTHDQIDALAVGLAFVENTGDPALASAAREVRAKIQAGLPAPEERKLADAPYYSLQSKNSAPADVGVLREAIRTQQVVEITYTNAGGSNSTRRLRPLVIWNLTDGWMFSAWCELRQDFRTFRFDRIAELTLTGEHFIADEDTSLTAFMEREGCEEQI
- a CDS encoding GFA family protein yields the protein MKQVTGSCLCGAVRVVASGEPDRVGACHCMDCRKHHGAVFHASAIYPEDAVSVEGETSSYQGRFFCPRCGSSVYSTSEGEVEVHLGILDEPNRMTPTYELWTIRRESWLPEFSVAKTYEKDRVEEE
- a CDS encoding alpha/beta hydrolase; its protein translation is MLLLKKMMVWPMTALLVLVVAACGSVEDDYEVARFDRVGDELVMNGVISSSTPIDLRAALDENPKIKRIVMLDVPGSDDDYANLEAGRIVHERGLTTVIPSNGIIASGGTDFFLAGKKRVVVKGARIGVHSWSAEDYTALDLPKSDQEHDKYLKYYKSIGIDPLFYWYTLDAAPPEDVHWMTEAEMKRYKVGTQYTSAL
- the cyaB gene encoding class IV adenylate cyclase — translated: MTGTDLQTKGMLCDPGDHFVGAYEVERKYAVADLEVIRRQLEARGAVPFTLGNTEQDIFYDLADRRLAHNDQQHVLRIMRPSGRALWISKGPGPDKCVSMDLPEADQAHKMIVSLGFEEVERFEKSRDIYFLGKFHVTLDEVPGLGRFIELAIMTDDADKLAEYEQEIADLADTFSLSPEALQTQSYRAMQQALKDA
- a CDS encoding helix-turn-helix transcriptional regulator, whose product is MLSYSISEEYLTRALEKDLPATFLPFVKQGEEEFSLLEFRPTPEMRRLVRSVISSPLVGSMRSLFIEGAVLQLIALKASFLSNQVSSSGNLNEYEVASVQRAYKLLMGSLSTPLSLSELAYKVNLGEKRLNSGFKRIFGGTVFEVYRNERLEIARKTIEQSDASLSKIAQHIGYRHYNNFISAFTRQFGVSPAKYRRHSRHSQKME
- a CDS encoding winged helix-turn-helix transcriptional regulator, coding for MTIAEKTTEPECQPTETEELCPMPDIAQLIGGKWKLIILQILIFKGTKRFNELGRMIDGVTQTMLTSQLRALERDGLVSRKIYAEVPPRVEYSATERAIALTDMFHAMHKWWVENGEQK
- a CDS encoding glutathione S-transferase family protein, with amino-acid sequence MVLSLYTISGAPRGWRVLLGLAFKGLSADVIYLKASKKEHRQPKFTALNPRATVPVLTNDHGVLRDSIAILAWLDRAYPEKPLFGHSPEAAAEIWQLTMECCDYLREANRQLLVPVFAGDGSPQEEGSEAARQLNAAAELAHAECLYLEGILSDGRAYLCGDEPSAADAIAFPEVRLIQRAMETKPNLMASLGFGHPPDLYPFVAAWKARLNNDPRVEATMPTHWQAPQPAH
- a CDS encoding DUF899 domain-containing protein, coding for MKPTLIASREDWLSARKALLEQEKELTRRKDEITRLRQSLPWVPLEKSYVFQSENGEVSLEDLFEGREQLIIYHFMFGPKWKAGCVSCSFWADGFNGLDPHLAARDIAFAVVSSAPMSMITPFKERMDWDFTWVSSNGTGFNRDFDVGFPEDMPADEPIIYNFRQLEKAPHDEMPGVSVFAKGEDGTIYHTYSAYSRGLDSTNAAYTFMDLTPMGRNEPTSGNPMAWVRHHDAY
- a CDS encoding alpha/beta fold hydrolase, whose protein sequence is MIEIPTLLDARMVQSARLKTRVLFSGPEDGVPIIFVHGNLSAATWFEETMLRLPNIFRAIAPDLRGYGGADAAALVDATRGTKDFSDDLAALMDELGVNAAHMVGHSLGGGVLWQFLADYPQCVLSLTQVSPSSPYGFGCSRADGTPCFADGAGSGAAAVNPEFVKLLMSQDTSTDSDFSPRNILNTFVWKPPFQPKRIADYMATVFAQHTGDKSYPGDVIPSANWPGVAPGNFGSINALAPNRQADPLGFCRIPVKPPVLWVHGADDLVVSDASMFDLGSLGKLSFLPSWPGEAVFPPQPMVTQTSNALDFYEQSGGTTERHTIPNCGHTAYIEKPKEFDQLLHPFLQKHASVAEAG